Genomic segment of Arachis stenosperma cultivar V10309 chromosome 4, arast.V10309.gnm1.PFL2, whole genome shotgun sequence:
TAATTACAATTACAGTGTATATTAACCTTATATACAATCCTTGTCTAACTAACTATCCACTACCAATTTAACTAATTGCCTAACTAACAtggtatatatataaataatgcAGTAGTACTCTAACTTGGCAAATGAACACTATCAACATCAATGCATACACATGTTTCTAAATTGAATACTGAACACAAAACTGAAACAAAGTTATGATTTTGTTGTTGGGTTTCTGCTGGTTGGTTATTACCGTTTTTTATGTAGCAGGTCccatttttctttatataattgatttagattttagttagaaaaaatacatataaagTGTTGGGTGGTGTATTCTAAGCTGTGAAATAGCTCAAAGGTAAAATCTTTGTGTGTAATTGATAATATGCTATTTGTGTTCTATGTGAAGGAATCATCTGAGAGTGAAGTTGCTGAATGTATCagcaatttctttttttttttttgaaagaattttCTTTTTTAGATGTTTAACACTGCTATTATATATCTAACCTGAGAATAGAAGGAGCAGAATGAGTAGTCAAGAGCTGCCAAAGAAAAGAGTGGCATTTGTGCTGATAGATGGGCTGGGGGATGTGTCGCTGCCGAGGCTTGGATACAAGACTCCTCTTCAAGCAGCGAAACTGCCTAACTTGGACGCCATTGCGTCAGCTGGAATCAATGGACTAATGGACCCTGTTGAGGTTGGCTTGGCTTGTGGAAGTGACACTGCACATCTTTCCTTGTTGGGTTACGATCCTAGAGTTTATTACCGTGGTCGAGGTGCATTTGAGTCCATGGGGGCTGGATTGGCCATGTCACCTGGTGATATTGCTTTTAAGGTTGGTGTAAATCCCAATTCTCACTGTTTGTTTTCATTATTTAGTTAGGAAAAAAAACTTGAAACTTAACAAATAGAATGAAACAGAGGTAGCATTTTTTAGTAGATATGAAcatactttattttaatttgacatTACACTTTCAACATACTTACTGATGTTATATCTATGTTCCTTGCAAAAACTGTGGTTTCTTAGTATTCTTTGTATGATTACTTCTTAATCTTCCTATTGCAAAATAGTTATATCTCAGGCTTTTCTGAATTTCACATGTTAATAACTTGGTGATTCCTCCTTATTTTCTGCAGTCAAATTTTGCAACACTTGATGAGAAAACTGGAATAGTCACCAGTAGGAGGGCTGACAGGCACTTCGAAGAAGAAGGCCCCATACTTTGTGCTGCCCTTGACGGAATGAAGCTGCCATCTTTCCCTCAATATGAAGTTAGAGTCAGGTGAAGATGCTTAAGGTTGCCACTTAGCATGAATTATATTGAGTTTTTAATGTTTTTGTTCTCCATTTTTATGAAGTAGACTTGGGAACATTTTGGTTGTTGCCAGAGAAAATTTAAGTAGCATAGAAATCTATATATATTAGTGATCACATACATTTTGGACATCTTGGATGACTTggttttaatttaataaattcatAGGTATGCAACAGAACATAGATGTGGAGTGGTTGTCAAAGGACCAAATTTGAGTGGAAATATTTCAGGAACAGACCCATTAAAGGACAACCGCCTACTTTTGAAAGCCGAAGCTTTAGACGATTCTGATGAAGCAAGAAACACAGCTGATGTCGTTAATGAATTGTCCAAggaaataacaaaaatattggTTTCTCATCCTGTGAATGTTAAACGTGCCACAGAAGGGAAGAACATAGCAAATGTAGTCCTTTTAAGAGGTTGTGGCATTCGAATTGAGGTATGCTGTTTCGGTTAATGTTATATTACACAGTTATGTTAAGCTGCAACCTTTGTTATACAGGATATTTGGGTAAATGTACTATTGATCTGCCATTAGTACTTTCAAATTGTATATCATTATTACAGGTTCCTCCATTTATAAACAAACATGATTTATGGCCTTGCATGGTTGCTCCCACAAAAATAATTGCTGGCCTGGGTTTATCACTTGGTATTGATATTCTAGAAGCTCCAGGAGCCACCGGAGATTATCGAACTTTACTAACTTCAAAATCATCAGCAATAGCTAAGGCTCTCTCAGCTCCTTTGCAATCTTGCCCCCGAGTTTTTGTACCTGGAGAGGATGAGCACAAAGAAGGCCGGTCGGATGGCTATGACTTTGGATTTCTTCATATCAAGGTCAAAATTTTATAGCTTtggtttttctctcttttcactTGCTTGGAAAATGCATAGTTGTTTAGACTATGATCTAATGAGAGAGTGATCTTTAGAGTAAACTACCATTTTTACCTGTAAAAATTTAGAATGTTGACAAATCTATCTATGAATAAACGAAACGAACTTTATATTCATGAAAGATGAGTAAATTACCATTTTTACCGATGAATGTTCAAAATGTTAGACCGTCTTTTGTGGGTACAAACTACAAAGCTAGTTTCATTCATTCATGAGTATATTTATCagtgttttgaatttttattgacAGAAACATTAGTTTACTCATGATCTTATGGGAATTTCCAAACAAATGTCTTGTGTTTAGTGCTACTTAAAGCTTGCGTTCTAAGTTGTATTCTTTTAATTACTGAATTGTGATGAGATTTTGTGTGGTGCTACAGGCAATAGATGATGCAGGCCATGACAAAGCTAGCATTCTCAAAGTCAAAGGATTAGAAGCTGTAGACACTGCAGTAGGGCAGTTGGCAAGGCTTTTGTGGGAAGCAGAATCATCAGGAAAATTTCAGTTTTACCTTTGTGTCACAGGTGATCACTCTACTCCAGTAGAGTATGGAGATCACAGCTTTGAACCGGTTCCATTCACGATGTGTCGGTTGAGAGACTTCGTTGGTGCGATTGGCGAGTCCACCATTCAAACCACTTCTCTAGACCCTTTTCCTATtcccagtgttgtgcctggtgAGGACTTGACCAATGATTTGGAacaagaagagagaaaagagaaatgTTCCGAGTCTTATGGCGGCGATTCAGTTTATGAGCTGAATGAATTGGCAGCTGCAAGGGGATGTTTGGGACGTTTTCCTGGAAGTGAAATGATGGGAATTATAAAGAAATTCATCAGCATAGATGTGGTAACTGCATAACTATGAAATTAAGAGTGTTGTGGCAGTTAATATTGTTCTAATAGTCCCAAGacttttcatcttttttttgttACCTAAAAAGCAAGTGCTTTCAGTGTACAACTCATCAAATTTTTAACACTACTACTATTAATAGAATTGTGTATCAATGTTGTTTTCCTTTCTGGAGACGGAGATGTATCAGTGTTCtaatcaaaatcaaaagaatGATTCATGCCTTAGTAGTTGGTAGAAGAGACAAAAGTAATAGTACTTAAATGAATAATAATCAACATTGGTTAATACAGTTAGTGAAGAACAAATTCTCATTTTTTAAATAGAGGCAAGATCAATTATCTCAAATATTTGATTGATAGGTGATCAATCTTGTAAATTTTGTTTCCAAGTGTTATCTCAAAAATTGGACTTTAatctatataaaattattagtgTTACTATGTTTCACTTTGGTtgcttttttttattgttattttagaTATACTCcaacaataattttataaaagttaATTGTGCATTATTGAGCTAACATGTGTCATTTTGTTAATGTTTTTAATTGAGAAAATTGTATAGAAaacatataaatttaaaaattttcatccatttattatatctttaataaaataaaaatttaaaattttccgtAATAATAATAGGTGTTGTCTTTGGtggattaatttttatttttgggtgCTAAAATGGATAAAAGCGTGGTTTGAAAGAGACAATGataaatccaaaaattttaagtcaTTGAACAAGCATATAgcacataaaaaaataaaaagattatatAAACATATCAAAGTATataataaataacataaaaatattaaataaataataatgtaattattaattcaattttttataaattaaattataataataatagttgagtaaaaaaaaactcaaggatataaactttaaataaataaattcatctataacaatatataatggcaaaatttattttggtgtccaacattcttttttaattttgccctttttaattatttatcccACTATATGTTAGTTATTTCACGTTAAAAAACTTTCACTACCTCACCTTCTCTCTTATCACatacatttaaaaaataaaagattacattattttgtttttatttaatatattttaattattatattttatttttaattttaaaagcgTCAAGAATACCAAACTTATTCAAATTAAGATGGAAGACATTAAGAACTAAGTTTATTCAAATTAAGATGAAAGGGTTGAGAAGACAAAGGCGGTAAAGATGTCAGCTGCCCAGAAGAGGGAATGGGGAGAAGTTTTATTACTCCAGCTTTTTGTCGAACCAAGTGACAATCAACCTCTAAATGTTTTGGTCGGTTCATGAAAAATCGGATTAACAGCACTATGAAGAGCACTCTGATTATCACAATATAAAACTGGATAGGAGAGATGCGTAAAAATTGTAAAATATTTAGTATCCATTGAAGTTCACAAGTTGCGTTAGCAAGTGCACGATATTTTGCTTCAGTGGATGAGCGGGCCACTGTGGTTTGTTTCTTGGTCTTCCAAGAGACTAAAGAATTGCCTAAGAAGAAACAATAACCTGGTAAGGATCGCCGAGTGTCAGGACATCCGACCCAATCAGAGTCACTGAAGTCGAGAATTTGAATTTCTGATTCTCTTGAAAAAAAAGTCCTTTGCCGGGACTAGTTTTAAGGCATAACACATGCTTGACAGCATGAAGATGAGATTCAGTAGGAGATGCCATAAATTGACTTAGTGTTTGTTTGGGCGCcattattctaataaaaaagatcttttttcattgaaaaaatatcttttttatttttagtgtgttgggcaaatttctagtagtaaaagtaaaagcactagaaaaaaagatctttttgaGAAGTTGTAATTTGcatcttttttaaaagatatttttccttaaaaaaatattttttatgtaataaataaacaaaaaagtatttttatattgtgatacccaaatataattgataaataaaaaaatctttttgcatgagatatccaaacataaaattacttttattttttcatgagatcttttaaaaaagataactcaaaaaaatcttttcttagaAACTCATCCAAACAAGCCCTTAATTGTTGAGTGGCATACATGATGTCCGGTCGAGTAGTGGTGAGATAGATAAAACGCCCAACCAAACGGCAATATATAAAAGGATCAGATAGTATGAAATTTTTGTCTTGATATAATCTTGTAATACTATTCATTAGAACAGAGATATACTTAGCACTTAATAAATCAGAATCCTCCAAAATATCAAGACAATATTTTCTTTGAGATAagcaaattttttttacattgagCAACCTCAATacctaaaaaatattttaataggCCCCAagtctttaatttaaaaatgttgGTGCAAAATAGACTTAATGACAACAAATTCAGAAATAAAATTACCATTTTAAATCCTAAACCTAAACCTAAATCAATGTGAAGTGCATAACCGGACCGAGTCCAGTTCTAATGCATCGTTAGTTATGGTCAGAAACGATCCTCAGATCATAAGGCCAGGTTCATTAAACTAATTGCCACCACCAAACATTCCCATCATGTCTTTTGCAGATCCCATCTGCTTCATCAAGCTCTGTAGCCCGCCCATGCCACCCTTCTTTGGGAATTTAAGCCCTTTCATTTTGCTCCAGATTTTTGCATGACGCTTGTATTCTTCCAACATCTCCATTACTTCCCTTACTTGACGACCAGAGCCCCGAGCAATTCGCATTATCCGAGATTCATTCATGATCTTTGGGTTTGAACTGTCCAACTCTTCATTTCTTATTGAGTCCATCATTGTCATGTAACgtttatttatatattgtattatttgatttttattatttatttgattaaaaatattttatgaataaataagtttaaaagtgtgaaagaaatatttttattgaattttttatatacaaatataattaaataaaaagtttaattttgcAGATATATCTGATATTCAATTCGCAAACACCTCTAAAAAGAATAAGAGACCCTACCTTACACAGATGCTGCTACTCTAGCCCTTCTAAAAGGGATTGCTGCAGGATTGCACCATTGAAGAGCAAGTCATCGACGAGAGAGAGCAGAACTTCGAAGACGTGTAGAGCAGAACTTGCAAAGGAGTCAACACgatgataataaaaaaagtagGAGCAGACGACCACCAGGCAAAGACAAAACAGACAAAGTATGACGAAACTAAAATGAGTGAGATGACACAAATAAAAGAGGCAGAGACAAGTAAATACTGGCAGCACAGGAATGAGGGAGAGGAGAAGGAGaaatggagattaaagaagtcACAATGACTCCCATGACGAGCTGATCTTGGTGGCGACGATAAAGTCCGTGagtatgcaaaaaaaaaaaaatcaaaggagaaaGCCTTGactaatttttattaaagaGGTAGAGttggatttttaaattttaattgagaatattttaaaaaagaaatattagATATTATCTTTTAGAAGtattaaaaagattaaaaatttgtattttaaaattaaaatttttgttcaaATTTCTAGTTATCAAACATAATCATGAATTTCATTCTTTAATCTCAGTTTGAATATCCCGAATTTCATTCCTTAATCTCAGTTTGAATATCCCATACTAAAATCAAGTTCAAAGACATGATCATAATAATATTGGAGTAAAACTCCACTTCGACCCATAATTATTTTGCGAACTTCTATTATGTCCTTTATCGATTGAAAAATGAAATTAAGGCACATAACAATTAACTCTATCAAACATTCTATCCTTTTCGTTAATGTCTTTGTCTAAAGCTAATGGATTTTACTTACGTGTCATGTTAATTGATGATGTGTCAAGGAATTATTCCAAGGAACAAAATGTTCCTTCTCGTATCAATAATACGTTGTAGTAAAATAGGATAATTAAATTCCTGAAAAATTTTTTAGGAGACACGTAAACCCCtaactaatttaaatatagacAGATAAAATCATAATGAACCATAAAGTAAGACAAGTATCTCTAAATTTCAACAAGTCATTCTATTTGTTACACTGATTGCTGATCTTGGTTGGCGGCAGCCTCAGTTCCTTGCTCCCccttctcttcctttttctctatAAAGTCCTTATATGAGCACAGTAAAAGTTACCTCATCAAATTCAATCCCTTTTAATCattttcttcttgatcttcaataCAAATTTTATCTCCCTATCTTTACAATATTTATCTATTATTGTTATGAACGTGATGTTGTTAGATTTTAAACCTCTCTCACTCATCTTGATCACAAGTTTCTTAACTTTTTTCAAATCGCAGATTTTGTAAAGGCCATTAATCAATGCATTGTATGTGATCAAGTCCGGCCTAATACCATAATTGATCATTACTTGAAAATTCTTTCAagcaaaatcaatttttatatttggatTGTCCATCAATCAAAGTGGTAAAAATAACACCATTCGAAACCAACCCTTTTTTGCACATGTcatcaaacaaaatttttgcAACATAAAAAGGAGAAGAAGTAAGAAACTAAGACTACTACCAACCAAAGTCAACAATCAGTGCAATAGCAAGTACAATGACTTGTCAAAATTTTGGGATACTTATTCTACTTCATAGTTTATTATAGGTTTATGTTTAAATTAGTTAGAAGTTTAAGtgtctcttaaaattttttttaggagTTTAATTGTTCTATTTTATTGCAGTGTATTATTGATACGATAAAGAATATTTTGTTCTTTGGAATGGTTTCTTAACACGTTATCAACCAATGTGATATATAGACAAGATTCGATAGTTCTGGATGAAAATATTGATAGAGGGAGTAAAATgtctaacaaaattaattggTAAGAGCCGTAATGTCATTTTTCAATCTATAAAAAGTGAAATGAGAATTAGTAAAATAGTTAGAGACTGAAATAAGACTTTACTCATAATATTGTTATCTACCGGGACAAATATTAGGCAAACCTTATATCATTTTTGGCTTGTTTGAGTGGATTTTTAAGAAAGATATTTGTTcgagttattttttaaaaattttttatagaaaagtaaaagtaattttatgtttggatatctcatacaaaaagatctttttatctattaattatgtTTGACTATAAcgatataaaaatacttttttgtttatttattacataaaaatatcttttttttttaattttaaaataaaaatataaattacagtttttttttaaaatatttttttatttttttaatatttttatttttactactaaaaatttattaaatatattaaaaaataataaaaattttttatcaagATAAAAACACTTAAACAAACACTTTATTTATATCAGTTGATTATTGTTAGCAACGGATCAAATTTTGGAATTGAGGGTTTCATCAATCTCATTAATGATTCATGAACATGATGAAGGAAGGAGTAAAGGACCAACCTATCACGTGACCCAATTTGAAATAGAAGAACTCATCACGTGCCAATCCCAAATTGCCCCAAAAATaaatactaacaaaaaaaaCCTTTAAATTTCAATTGAGAACAATAGAACCAAACTAAACCAAAAACCCCTCTTTTTTCCTCTTTCCTATTCTCTCCATTCTTCTGAATCAAAAATCGAattttgaagaagaaagaaggaaggatCCACCACCAACAACGAATCCATGGAAGCCATACTCGTAGATTGCGTGCAGAAGAGCCTCCGCCATTTCATGCACTCCAACGCCATCTTCCTCTGCCACCGTCTCTGCGCTGAGTTCCCCACTGaggtctctctctctctctttctctctctaaattcaaaatttttcttcttctttttccctttttcctTAAAAAGTTTTCTGTTTGGTTCCTGAGAAACCATGGGAAAATTTAGAAGAGCTAAATTTAATCCTGGTTCCTTTTTAAGCTCCGCAAGAACTTCATGCTGTTTCTCGGCGAGCTATTCTCGCTGCTTCTGTTTCCTTCTCTGCAGAGACTGATTGGTTCTGGTTTACGAACCAGCTATTCGATTCAAGTTCCTTTTCTTAGTTTCTTCTATCGTAGTTTATTTTGGTGGATTTGGATTcgactaaaaaataaataaaacttagCTTCGTGGTATATCTGGGTTGCATAATCTTTTGTTCACTGTAGTGAGTAACTGAGTGCTCTCATATGATTAAATTAGGCTAGTACTGGTAGATTGCTTTTCAAGCTTTGTTTCTCTACTGTACAGTGAACAATGTATGATAGTTTTGCCTCCTATAAGTCTTGTTTTGTTATAAGAAaagcttaatttttttttgggtatATTGCTTATGTGCACAGTGCGGTTACAGAGGGATTTTATGTTTACTAAATGGAActtattatagaaatttcggTATTTTGGTTGGTCATAAATGAAGCTGTTTTTTAAAGGGTTTTTTGGGCTAAGGATTAGGCATTATGCTGTCATGCCCTTATGATTATATAGTCTCGTGTGCGACAAAATCCTGGTACTTCTGCAAATAGTTTTGTTCACAAAATGTTTGCTGTTCAGCAGAAACagcaacttaaaaaaaaatgtcaGTATGAAGTTCATGCTTTGTTTTAG
This window contains:
- the LOC130973306 gene encoding uncharacterized protein LOC130973306; translation: MSSQELPKKRVAFVLIDGLGDVSLPRLGYKTPLQAAKLPNLDAIASAGINGLMDPVEVGLACGSDTAHLSLLGYDPRVYYRGRGAFESMGAGLAMSPGDIAFKSNFATLDEKTGIVTSRRADRHFEEEGPILCAALDGMKLPSFPQYEVRVRYATEHRCGVVVKGPNLSGNISGTDPLKDNRLLLKAEALDDSDEARNTADVVNELSKEITKILVSHPVNVKRATEGKNIANVVLLRGCGIRIEVPPFINKHDLWPCMVAPTKIIAGLGLSLGIDILEAPGATGDYRTLLTSKSSAIAKALSAPLQSCPRVFVPGEDEHKEGRSDGYDFGFLHIKAIDDAGHDKASILKVKGLEAVDTAVGQLARLLWEAESSGKFQFYLCVTGDHSTPVEYGDHSFEPVPFTMCRLRDFVGAIGESTIQTTSLDPFPIPSVVPGEDLTNDLEQEERKEKCSESYGGDSVYELNELAAARGCLGRFPGSEMMGIIKKFISIDVVTA